Genomic segment of Alphaproteobacteria bacterium:
CACGCCGCCTGCTTGTGGTCGCTCTTGGAGGGTACATAGCCCGAGGGCACGACTTTGGACGCGGGTTCGGTGTGATAGGTCTGGTCGTCGAAAAACAGGTCGGCGCCGATCGCGGCCAGCACATCGACCTTCTGGTATTTGTGGCCTTCCTGCGACGATCTGCCGATCATGTAGGCGCCGTCGACGATCTGGCCCCAGTCGATCAGCGTGTTCATCGGGCGCACCTGCGCCGTGCCGGACCGCATGGTGACCAGCGATGTTTCAATCGGGCAGTCGTCCTTGTTGAACGTCGCCTTCAGCGCCTGAATGACGAACAGCACCTTGGCGAAGGGGCCGTGCGGCATCGGCACTTCGGCGTTTTCGGTTTCGTATTTCAGGAAACCAAGCAGGCCGTCACGCTGGAAAATCGCCTCTGACTCGCCGCCGAACAGCACCATATCGCCGTCGAATGCGAAATGAACCTTGCCGGGTTTGCAGGCGGGCGCAGCCTCCAGCGGCGGGTCGTGCAGCACGGATGCGGCGATATCGCCATCGACCGCGCGCTGAACGTCTTCGGGGTGCTTGGACAAAAACAGGTCGATGCCATAGGCCTTCAGCAAGCGCGCCTCGACCGGCTTGCCGCCCGTCAGCGCGATGCGCGGGATATCAAGCCCGTAATGGTCGAGCGAATAGCGCGCGCGGATTCCGGTTTCGATGTCGTTGCGCGAAATCAGCGCGACTTCGACACGCGGTTTTTCGCCGGGAATGTTGATGGCCAGCAATTTCTGGATCACGCAGAACGCGGTGCCGGGCTTCATGATCTCGCGGCGGCGGGAAAACTGCAGCGCGCGGTATTCGTCGATGCCCTTCGCCTGATACACGCCGTGTTCCTCCCGCAAATCGAAAAGTGCGGAAGTGGAAATGCCGATCGTGAGAGGTTTGTACTGTGTGCCCGTCATGTCGCGATCATTGTATAATTTAATAATTAACAATACATCATATGCCCGATTTTACAAAAAAGGGAAGGGGTTATTGGCGTTTTTTCATGTGTTTGCACCGCAATAAACGGGGTTTTCCAATGACTTTGGCAACTTTATTATCAAGATATTAACGATTATTGCCCTAACGTAGAATAGCGCGATATGAATTGGGAAGATTTGGGAGGCAGGAATGGACACGCATAGCATCGAGGCACTCATCAAACGCAGCATTCCCGACGCCGATGTGCGGATCGAAGATGTGCGCGGCGACGGGCTCTGCCTTGCCGCGACCGTCGTATGCCCCAATTTCGCCGGCAAGCCGCTGCTGGAACAGCATCGCATGGTTCATGCGGCGCTGGGCCACCATATCGGCGAAACCATCCACGCGCTGCAAATCAAGACGCGGGTCGCATAATCATCATGGCCCTGTTTGACAACAACGAAGTGTTCGAGCGCATCCGTCATGATATCGGCGAAAACGATGTC
This window contains:
- a CDS encoding 5'-nucleotidase, with amino-acid sequence MTGTQYKPLTIGISTSALFDLREEHGVYQAKGIDEYRALQFSRRREIMKPGTAFCVIQKLLAINIPGEKPRVEVALISRNDIETGIRARYSLDHYGLDIPRIALTGGKPVEARLLKAYGIDLFLSKHPEDVQRAVDGDIAASVLHDPPLEAAPACKPGKVHFAFDGDMVLFGGESEAIFQRDGLLGFLKYETENAEVPMPHGPFAKVLFVIQALKATFNKDDCPIETSLVTMRSGTAQVRPMNTLIDWGQIVDGAYMIGRSSQEGHKYQKVDVLAAIGADLFFDDQTYHTEPASKVVPSGYVPSKSDHKQAA
- a CDS encoding BolA/IbaG family iron-sulfur metabolism protein: MDTHSIEALIKRSIPDADVRIEDVRGDGLCLAATVVCPNFAGKPLLEQHRMVHAALGHHIGETIHALQIKTRVA